From Dechloromonas sp. A34:
GATGGCCGGTCAAGGCGACGACCTCGGCCACGGGCAACATCCGGCCCTTGCCGAAGGCATCCTTGAATTTCCGGTTATCGATACGGGCATCGCCGCGCGCCACCAGAATGATGACCCGTCCGTCGCCCAGGCGAAACGACAGGGTCTTGGCGATCCGGCCAGCCTCGACCCCGTGCGCCTGGGCGGCGAGCTCGACGGTGGCCGTGCTGACTTCCAGTTCGATGATCGGAATATCCAGCTTGCGGGCAGCAAGGAATTCACGGACGGATTGGAGACTCATGGGATGTCTGGAAAAACGAATGGGCGGCGACCGCGCGATGTTAGCCGCGGCATGCTCCGGCGGCAATCAGTCGGGTTGCCGGAAATCATCCTCGACCCAGGCCCGGGCACTGGCCGCCGTCAGCTTGAACTCCGGCCCGACGCGCACTTCGGCCAGCAATTCGCCGGCATCGTCCCGAGCACCCAGCACGGCGTAGGGATCTTCCTCGTCGGGCACGATATCGAGCGTGACGCTGAGCGGCCCCAACGCCGTGGTCAGCGACAGCTTCTTGTGAAGCAGCGCCTGCAATTGATGCTCGTGGCGGCGCAGGACTTCCGAGGCAGTCTTGACCAGTGTCTGGAAAGCCGAAGCGTCGAGCGGCTTGGGGCTCTTCTTGTCGCGCCCCATGGTCCATGGCCCGACCAGCGCCGGCTCGGATTCGCCATCCTTGGTCATAGCCACGGCCCACCCCTCGTCGTCTTCGTTCTTGATGACGCGGGCGGTCCACCCGTTGTTGCTCCATAGCCGCGGCTCATTGACGACGGCGGGCAGGTCGGCCTCGACGGCCTCGTTCGTTGCGTTTGATGTCATGCCCGAATTGTACTTCCCACCGCAGCATTGCCGTTTGCGACCACGCAGCGGCGGTGTGAATTACTAGGTGCCGCCCCGACTGGTCTCGATTTCCAGCCGGCAAGGGGCCAGCAGCAGATGCGCCAGATGCTCCGGGTCATGCGACCCCATCTGCTCGGCAAAGGCTGCCAGCCGCGGATCATCGGCTTCGGCCAGGGCGGCGAGCAGCACTCGTGCCGCTTCGCGCGGGGTCGGCCCGCCGGCCTTGAAGCCGGGCCATTCGGTGTAGTGGGAAAGCAGTTCGAGGCGATGATCCAGATAGAGCGGGCTATGGCTGACCAAATCGAGCTCGGCGCGCTTGGCTGCGATTTCGGCATCGATCTCGGCATCGCTGCTCTTGTAATGCGCCTTCTCGGCCTCAGTCCAATGCGCTTTCTCGCCATGCTTCTCGCGCAAGGTCGCGAAGGTGTCCTTCAACTCGATCTGGGAATGGGTGGCCGCATCCCGGAAGACATGGACGACGTCGTTGCCGTGGCCCTCCTTGCCGACATAGCGCATGCCCGCAGTCACCCGTCGTGGATTGAAGGCGAACTGGCGGGCGCAGGCGGCACGCAGGAGGTCGAACAGTTCATTGGTTTTAGCTGGATTCATCGGACTTTCCTTTCGTTAAGTCGGGAGCGCTGCGCGGGCAACGACAAGCGCCAGAGCATACGCCACCCACCTGCCATCATGGCCCGAAAAAGCAGGAAGCCCCCTGGCGGGGGCCTCGTTCAAGCCGGATCGTGCAACACCATTACATCCGGGCGATCATCGCATCGCCGAAGGCCGAACAGGAGAGTTCCTCTGCGCCTTCCATCAGGCGAGCAAAATCGTAGGTCACCTGCTTGTCGCCGATGGCCGCCTCCATGGCCTTGATGACCAGATTGGCAGCTTCGACCCAACCGAGATGGCGCAGCATCATCTCGGCGGAGAGGATCAGCGACCCCGGGTTCACCTTGTCCAGGCCGGCGTACTTCGGCGCCGTTCCGTGGGTCGCTTCGAAGCAGGCGTACTGGTCTGAAATATTGGCTCCCGGGGCAATGCCGATACCGCCGACCTGGGCGGCCAGGGCATCGGAGATGTAGTCGCCGTTCAGATTGGTGGTCACGATGGTGTCGTACTCGGCCGGACGTAGCAGGATCTGCTGCAGGAAGGCATCGGCAATTGCATCCTTGACGATGACTTCGCGACCGGACTGCGGATTCTTGAACTTGCACCACGGACCGCCATCGAGCAGTTCGGCGCCGAATTCCTCCTTCGCCACCTTGTAGGCGGTGTCACGGAACAGGCCTTCCGTGAACTTCATGATGTTGCCCTTATGCACGATGGTCAGCGACTTGCGGTCGTTGGCGATGACGTACTTGAGTGCGGCGCGAACCAGGCGGGTGGTGCCTTCGACGGAAATCGGCTTGATGCCGATGCCGGAAGTCAGCGGGAAACGGATTTTCTTGACGCCCATTTCCTCCTGCAGGAACTTGACCACTTTCCTTGCGCCTTCGGAGTCAGCAGCCCATTCGATGCCGGCATAGATGTCTTCGGTGTTCTCGCGGAAGATGACCATGTTGGTCAATTCCGGGTGCTTCAGCGGCGAGGGCACACCCTTGAAGTATTGCACTGGACGGACGCACTGGTAGAGGTCGAGTTCCTGGCGCAGGGCGACGTTCAGCGAACGGATGCCGCCGCCGACCGGCGTCGTCATCGGACCCTTGATCGAAACCGAGTATTCCTTCAGCGCATCGAAGGTTTCCTTCGGGAACCACTCGTCGGCGCCGTAGAGGCGGGTGGATTTTTCACCGGCGAACACTTCCATCCAGTGAATCTTCTTGCTGCTGCCGTAGGCCTTTGCCACCGCAGCGTCGATAACCTTGATCATGACCGGCGTGATGTCGATGCCGATGCCGTCACCCTCGATGAAGGGAATGATCGGGTTGTTCGGGGTCGGCTGTCCCGGAACGATTTTCTGACCACCCTGCGGAACCTTGATGTGCGATGTCATATCCACTCCTTGAGCTGTTATTGGACGATCTGCCTGGCGTCGAGTCTCCCTCGGCGGCGCCTCCGGAAAAGGGCATCAGCCCCCGGAAGCAATCACGATTATGCGGCAAAACGTGCACCGCTGTCAGGCATCGGGCTTTTGCCAGGCACCAAAGAAAAAGGCCCGGCAACCCCTCTGGGGCTGCCGGGCCTTTCGCTAAGCGTACTCGTCGCTTAGCCGCGTGCCGCCTTCAGCGCGGCATTCAGCGTCGGGCTCGGACGCATGACGGCTTTGCACTTCTCGGAGTCGGCCAGATAGTAGCCACCGATGTCGACGGCCTTGCCCTGCACCGTCTTCATTTCGGCGACGATCTGCGCTTCGTTGTCGGTCAGCGTCTTGGCCAGCGTGGTGAAGTGGCCGGCCAGTTCCTTGTCCTCGGTCTGTGCTGCCAGTTCCTGCGCCCAGTACATGGCGAGGTAGAACTGCGAACCGCGGTTGTCGAGTTCACCCGTTTTCGGCGACGGCGACTTGTTGTTGTCGAGCAGCTTGCCGGTCGCCGCGTCCAGCGTTTTGGCCAGCAGAACGGCGCGCTTGTTGCCGTCCTTGATGCCCTGCTCTTCGAGCGACACAGCCAGAGCCAGGAATTCGCCGAGCGAATCCCAGCGCAGGTGGTTTTCCTGGGTCAGCTGCTGGACGTGCTTCGGTGCCGAGCCGCCGGCACCGGTTTCGTACATGCCGCCGCCGTTCATCAGCGGCACGATGGACAGCATCTTGGCCGAGGTGCCCAGTTCCATGATCGGGAAGAGGTCGGTCAGGTAGTCGCGCAGGATGTTGCCGGTTACCGAAATGGTGTCCAGGCCGCGGGCGACACGTTCCAGCGTGAAGCGCATGGCGCGGACCTGGGACATGATCTGGATGTCGAGGCCGCTGGTGTCGTGATCCTTGAGGTAGGTTTCAACCTTCTTGATCAGCTCGTTCTCGTGCGGACGATACGGGTCCAGCCAGAAGATGGCCGGCATGCCCGACTGGCGGGCGCGGGTGACGGCGAGCTTGACCCAGTCGCGGATCGGGGCATCCTTGACCTGGCACATACGCCAGATGTCGCCAGCTTCGACATTCTGGGTGAGCAGCACTTCGCCGCTGTTGATGTCGACGATATTGGCGATGCCGGCTTCGGCGATTTCGAAAGTCTTGTCGTGCGAGCCGTATTCCTCTGCCTGCTGGGCCATCAGGCCAACGTTGGGCACGGTGCCCATGGTCTTCGGATCGAAGTTGCCATGCCATTTGACGAAGTTGATCATCTCCTGGTAGATGCGGGCAAAGGTCGATTCCGGCATGACGCACTTGCTGTCGTACTGCTTGCCGTCGGCACCCCACATCTTGCCGCCCTGGCGGATCATCGCCGGCATGGAAGCGTCGACGATGATGTCGTTCGGCGAATGGAAGTTGGTGATGCCCTTGGCCGAGTCGACCATGGCCAGACGCGGACGGTGTTCCTGACAGGCGTGCAGGTCGCGGATGATCTCGTCGCGCTTGGATTCCGGCAGCGCCTTGATCTTCTCGTACAACGTGGCCATGCCGTTATTGACGTTGATGCCCAGTTCGTCGAACAACTTGCCGTGCTTCTCGAAGGCTTCCTTGTAGTAGATCTTGACGCAGTGGCCGAAGACGATCGGGTGCGAGACCTTCATCATCGTCGCCTTGACGTGCAGCGAGAAGAGGATGCCGGATTCGCGGCAGTCTTCGAGCTGGGCTTCGTAGAAGTCGCAGAGCGCTTTCTTGCTCATGAACATGGAGTCGATGATCTCGCCTTCGAGCAGCGAGAGCTTCGGTTTGAGCACGGTGGTCTTGCCGCCCTTGGCGATCAATTCCATGCGCACGTCGCGTGCCTTATCGAGGGTCAGCGACTTTTCGCCATGATAGAAATCGCCGTGTTCCATGTGGGAAACGTGGGTCTGCGACCACTGTTTCCATTCGCCCATGGAGTGCGGGCGCTTCTTGGCGTAATTCTTGACGGCAGCCGGCGCGCGGCGGTCGGAGTTGCCTTCGCGCAGCACCGGGTTGACGGCGGAGCCCAGACACTTGGCGTAACGGGTCTTGAGCGCCTTCTCTTCGTCGGTGGTCGGGTTTTCCGGATAGTCGGGGATCGCGTAACCCTTGGCCTGCAGTTCCTTGACGCAGGTGATCAGCTGAGCGACGGAGGCGCTGATGTTCGGCAGCTTGATGATATTGGTCTCGGGTTGCAGGCACTTCTTGCCCAGTTCGCCGAGGGTATTCGGGACCCGCTGGTCTTCCTTCAGGAACTCAGGAAATTCCGAGAGGACGCGGGCGGCGACCGAAATGTCGGCGGTCTCGATTTCGACACCGGCCGGTGCTGTAAAGGTACGCACGATGGGCAGAAAGGCACAAGTCGCCAACAGCGGCGCCTCGTCAGTTAACGTGTAAATGATCTTGGACTTCCCTGCGGCCATGTCGACTCCTCGAATTGGGTTGATTAACGCGGGGCGAATATATACCTTGCCCCTTTCGCCATGCTTACAAGCGAAACCTGTCGAGTATCGTTCCTCAGGCGCCTCGGGTCAACGGGCGGCGTTCGCCAAGCCGCTTGGCCCGCCATGCCCGAATGCTAGAATCAGTCGCTTATTCCGGAGAGATAACGATGAAGATTTCGGTTGGCCTCTACGGCACGAATGCCCACCAGATCGCGCTCGCCCTGATCCAGGGATTCAACAAGCACTACACGCTGTTCCGTGAAACCAGCAAGGCCGCCAAGACCCGCTTCGAGCAGGGCGACTGGCTGGGTGTGCACAAGGCCGTCAAGGAACGCATCCGCTTCTACGACGATCGCGTTGACGAATGCGTCGAGCGCCTGCGCCACGAGTTCGATGCCGGCACCATCGACCAGCCGACCTGGCAGCAGATCAAGTTGCTCTACATCGGCCTGTTGCTCAACCATAAACAGCCCGAACTGGCCGAGACCTTCTTCAATTCGGTGACAACCAAGATCCTGCACCGAACCTATTTCCACAACGACTTTCTGTTCGTCCGCCCGACCTTGTCGACCGAGAACATCGAAGCCGATTTCGATCCCACCTATCGCAGCTATTACGTCAAGGAAGACGGCCTGCGCGGCGCTATTCGCAAGATCGTCGAGGATTTTCAATGGCACCGCCCGTTTGCCGACCTCGAACAGGATGTCGACAATCTCTACCTTGCCATCCGCCACTACTTGAAGGGCATGCCACGGCGCGAGGTGAATTTCCAGATCCAGGTGCTGGCCTCGGCTTTCTATCGCAACAAGGCCGCCTACATCATCGGCAAGGCGATCAACGGAGCCCTTGAATACCCCTTCGCCGTCCCCGTGCTGCATGACGAGAACGGGCAGCTCTACGTCGACACCATCCTGCTCGATGCCTGGCGGATCGGCCTGCTGTTCTCGCTGTCGCGTGCCTATTTCATGGTGGACATGGAAGTCCCCTCCGGCTATGTCCAGTTCCTGCGAGCGGTGCTGCCCAACAAGCCGCGCTCCGAGCTCTACATCATGCTCGGCCTCGGCAAGCAGGGCAAAACAATGTTCTTCCGCGACTTCATCTATCACCTGCACCATTCGGAAGACAAGTTCATCCTGGCCCCCGGCATTCCCGGCATGGTCATGCTGGTCTTCACGCTGCCCTCCTTCCCCTACGTCTTCAAGATCATCATGGACGTCTTCGGGCCTCGAAGAATACGGATCGGGCTACCGTCAAGAAAAAGTTCCTGCTCGTCAAGCAGGTCGACCGGGTCGGCCGGATGGCCGATACGCTGGAGTTCTCCTACGTCGCCTTCCCGCTCAAACGCTTTGCCGACGAGGTGCTGGACGAGCTAAAAAAAGTCGCCCCCTCCTGTTTCGAAGTCGAAGGTGAAACGCTGTTCATCAAGCACCTCTATATCGAGCGCCGCATGGAGCCGCTCAACATCCACCTCGACCGCATGGAGCGCGCCAACAACATCGAGGGACTGGAACACGCCATCCGCGAATACGGCAGTGCCATCCGCGAACTGGCCCAGGCCAACATCTTCCCGGGCGACATGCTGTGGAAGAACTTCGGCATCACCCGTTTCGGTCGCGTCGTCTTCTACGACTACGACGAGATCGAACACATGACTGACTGCAACTTCCGCGCGATCCCGCCGGCCCCGGATTTCGAAACCGAGATGTCAGGCGAAATCTGGTACTCGGTCGCCAGGAACGACATTTTTCCTGAGGAGTTCGCCACCTTCCTGCTCGCCTCGCCGATCCTGCGCAAGATATTCCACAAGTATCATGCCGACCTGCTCTCGCCCAAGTTCTGGCAGGATGCACAACAGAAGATCCGGGCCGGTCACGTCGAGGATTTCTTCCCCTATCCGCAGGAACTGCGCTTCTGCAACAACAAGCCGGACAACGTGTAGCGCCAAAACATCATAATCAAACGTTAATATACAAAAAACTTTACCCGCCAATCAGGAGAACAAAGACATGCCAGTTCATATCGCGGTGGCCCGGGAGCGGGGATTCGGCGAAAGCCGGGTTGCACTCGTTCCCGAGACAGCCAAAAAATTCGCCGCCCTCGGCGCCAGTCTGAGCATGGAACAGAGCGCCGGATCGGACAGCCACTTCCTTGATTCCGATTACGCCAATGTCGACCTGGTCGACGGCATCACCGAAGCCTACGGCCCGGCCGGACTGATCCTGCGCGTCACCCCGCCGTCGCCGGAAGAGATCGCCGCCTTGCCCGAGGGCTCGGTCCTGATCGGTCTCCTGAAGCCCTTCGAGAGCAAGGAACGCCTGGCTGCCCTGAACGCCCGCAAGATCACCGCCTTCTCCCTCGAACTGCTGCCGCGCATCTCGCGCGCCCAGAGCATGGACGCCCTGTCATCGCAGGGCGCCTGCGCCGGCTACCAGTGCGGTCTGATCGCCGCCGCCCGCTGCACCAAGTTC
This genomic window contains:
- a CDS encoding YbaK/EbsC family protein, giving the protein MSLQSVREFLAARKLDIPIIELEVSTATVELAAQAHGVEAGRIAKTLSFRLGDGRVIILVARGDARIDNRKFKDAFGKGRMLPVAEVVALTGHPVGGVCPFGLAQPLPIYLDHSLQDFDEVLPAAGAIHSAIRISPALLAEVTEGEWVDVCQL
- a CDS encoding NADP-dependent isocitrate dehydrogenase, with the protein product MAAGKSKIIYTLTDEAPLLATCAFLPIVRTFTAPAGVEIETADISVAARVLSEFPEFLKEDQRVPNTLGELGKKCLQPETNIIKLPNISASVAQLITCVKELQAKGYAIPDYPENPTTDEEKALKTRYAKCLGSAVNPVLREGNSDRRAPAAVKNYAKKRPHSMGEWKQWSQTHVSHMEHGDFYHGEKSLTLDKARDVRMELIAKGGKTTVLKPKLSLLEGEIIDSMFMSKKALCDFYEAQLEDCRESGILFSLHVKATMMKVSHPIVFGHCVKIYYKEAFEKHGKLFDELGINVNNGMATLYEKIKALPESKRDEIIRDLHACQEHRPRLAMVDSAKGITNFHSPNDIIVDASMPAMIRQGGKMWGADGKQYDSKCVMPESTFARIYQEMINFVKWHGNFDPKTMGTVPNVGLMAQQAEEYGSHDKTFEIAEAGIANIVDINSGEVLLTQNVEAGDIWRMCQVKDAPIRDWVKLAVTRARQSGMPAIFWLDPYRPHENELIKKVETYLKDHDTSGLDIQIMSQVRAMRFTLERVARGLDTISVTGNILRDYLTDLFPIMELGTSAKMLSIVPLMNGGGMYETGAGGSAPKHVQQLTQENHLRWDSLGEFLALAVSLEEQGIKDGNKRAVLLAKTLDAATGKLLDNNKSPSPKTGELDNRGSQFYLAMYWAQELAAQTEDKELAGHFTTLAKTLTDNEAQIVAEMKTVQGKAVDIGGYYLADSEKCKAVMRPSPTLNAALKAARG
- the icd gene encoding NADP-dependent isocitrate dehydrogenase; the protein is MTSHIKVPQGGQKIVPGQPTPNNPIIPFIEGDGIGIDITPVMIKVIDAAVAKAYGSSKKIHWMEVFAGEKSTRLYGADEWFPKETFDALKEYSVSIKGPMTTPVGGGIRSLNVALRQELDLYQCVRPVQYFKGVPSPLKHPELTNMVIFRENTEDIYAGIEWAADSEGARKVVKFLQEEMGVKKIRFPLTSGIGIKPISVEGTTRLVRAALKYVIANDRKSLTIVHKGNIMKFTEGLFRDTAYKVAKEEFGAELLDGGPWCKFKNPQSGREVIVKDAIADAFLQQILLRPAEYDTIVTTNLNGDYISDALAAQVGGIGIAPGANISDQYACFEATHGTAPKYAGLDKVNPGSLILSAEMMLRHLGWVEAANLVIKAMEAAIGDKQVTYDFARLMEGAEELSCSAFGDAMIARM